The Anabaena sp. WA102 genome contains a region encoding:
- a CDS encoding phosphate-starvation-inducible PsiE family protein, whose amino-acid sequence MPQRIIIEVNNWFKRDRIVRNLELFQDIIVISLCVSLFCVMLIRLGDMFLSFLRPLDLRQVTSDILFILILVELFRLLVDYLQERSISVGAAVEITIVSALREVILRGVLEISRDQLFGLSVFLLVLSGIFLALPWMPSLLKQVKINNHETVEPESYSRIQESGVRSQE is encoded by the coding sequence ATGCCACAGCGGATAATTATAGAAGTCAATAATTGGTTTAAACGAGATAGAATTGTTCGTAACTTAGAGCTTTTTCAGGATATTATTGTAATCTCCCTTTGCGTGAGTTTATTTTGTGTTATGCTCATTCGATTAGGAGATATGTTTTTATCGTTTTTACGTCCATTAGATTTACGGCAAGTCACATCTGATATTCTGTTTATTTTGATATTAGTAGAACTGTTTCGGTTATTAGTTGATTACCTCCAAGAACGCAGTATATCCGTAGGTGCAGCCGTAGAAATTACGATTGTTTCGGCTTTGCGAGAGGTAATTTTACGTGGTGTATTAGAAATTTCCCGCGACCAACTTTTTGGACTTTCTGTATTTCTATTAGTTTTATCAGGAATTTTCCTAGCTTTACCTTGGATGCCTAGCTTATTAAAACAGGTGAAAATTAATAACCATGAGACAGTAGAACCAGAATCATACAGCAGAATTCAAGAGTCAGGAGTCAGGAGTCAGGAGTAA
- a CDS encoding carbohydrate ABC transporter permease, translating into MSQLTSKQWILIKHKITPYLFLLPALIILILTVFWPAVQAFYLSFTNYENIGDPPQWIGWKNFLRLSKDPVFWQTLENTFIYLIGVVPILVFLPLALAILVNQKLRGMNWFRTAYYTPVVISMVVAGIAWKWLYAENGLLNQILKTLGIFPDGIPWLTSPDKILGIVPISLASIMAVTIWKGLGYYMVIYLAGLQAIPADIYEAAAIDGSDSVRKHWDITLPLMQPYLALVAVISAISATKVFEEVYIMTQGGPLNSSKTIVYYLYEQAFGNLEISYACTIGLVLFLIILGLSILRLVINQDGNDFSV; encoded by the coding sequence ATGTCTCAATTAACATCAAAACAATGGATTTTAATTAAACACAAAATTACACCATATTTGTTCTTATTACCTGCCTTGATTATCTTAATATTAACTGTTTTTTGGCCAGCAGTTCAAGCCTTTTATCTCAGTTTTACCAACTATGAAAATATAGGAGATCCTCCTCAATGGATTGGCTGGAAAAATTTCCTGCGTTTATCGAAAGATCCAGTTTTTTGGCAAACATTAGAAAATACATTTATTTATCTGATTGGTGTTGTTCCTATTTTAGTATTTTTACCCTTAGCTTTAGCAATTTTAGTGAATCAAAAATTGCGGGGAATGAATTGGTTTAGAACAGCATATTATACCCCAGTTGTAATTTCTATGGTAGTAGCTGGGATAGCCTGGAAATGGTTATATGCAGAAAACGGGTTGCTGAATCAAATTCTCAAAACTTTAGGGATTTTTCCCGACGGAATTCCCTGGTTAACAAGTCCTGATAAGATATTGGGAATTGTTCCCATTTCCTTAGCTAGTATTATGGCTGTAACGATTTGGAAAGGCTTAGGCTATTATATGGTAATTTATTTAGCTGGATTACAAGCCATTCCCGCTGATATTTATGAAGCTGCGGCTATTGATGGTTCAGATAGTGTTCGTAAACATTGGGATATTACGTTACCATTAATGCAACCATATTTAGCTTTAGTGGCTGTAATTTCGGCGATTTCGGCAACTAAAGTTTTTGAAGAAGTTTATATTATGACTCAAGGCGGACCACTCAATAGTTCTAAGACTATTGTTTATTATTTGTATGAACAAGCATTTGGTAATTTAGAGATTAGCTATGCTTGTACTATTGGTTTGGTGCTATTTTTAATTATTTTAGGTTTATCAATTTTAAGATTAGTTATCAATCAAGATGGGAATGATTTTAGTGTTTAA